CAGCCTCTTGGTCACGGGGAAGATCGTGGACCACATCAACGGCACGTTCACCGTCTACTTCCGCCACAACTCGTCCAGTCTCGGTAACGTCTCTGTCAGTATTGTCCCTCCCACCAAGGTGGTGGAGTTTGAGGTGTTGCAGCACCACCAACCAGGCCTCCACGCTCAGCTCCACCCAGAGCTCACCcagatcacccaacaacagaCCCCGCACCAGTCCACCATTGACCCCAAAGAGATAAAGACCTTCAACTGCCGGGTGGAGTACGAGAAGACCAACCGTTCCAAGAAGCCCAAGCCCTGCCTCTACGACCCCTCCCAGACCTGCTTCTCAGAGCACACTCAGTCCCATGCCGCCTGGCTCTGCGCCAAACCATTTAAAGTCATCTGCATCTTCATCTCCTTCTTCAGTATCGATTATAAGCTCGTGCAGAAAGTGTGTCCAGACTACAACTTCCAGAGTGATCATCCTTACCTTGGataagagaggagggatgaggagaggagaggggaggggagagaatctTAAGCGCATTTGAGGGGATCAGTTTGAGAAAGGCTCCAGATGCAGAATCGCTAATATTGATCAGAGAATGTGTAGTTATTTgggatgcaaggtgatttgtagatcagtgatcCGGTGAAGTCCGACTCCAATGTATTGTAGTCGATCTCAAACACTCACAATGACAGGACTGATGACCACAGGGATGGTATTTTTCTGCTCTCAACCTCCTGTTGGATTGTGGATATTATAAATGAGAAGTACGGCTAGTCGGCGTCATGGATGAAATACATTATATGGCGGATTTTTCAAAATGACCTAAAAACCCTTGTATTAGTTAACTTTAATTTCTATGTAaataatgttttaaaaaatctatACAGCTCTGCTCTTTAGACATTGGTTATCAATTTTAAATAATTTCTGTCTGTTCGATTTAAACTTTCAAAACAAGCTGGGAAGTATGGACGTTTGATTTTGATGATGTCATATTCTATCTGATGATCTGAATGTGTCATGCTGTCCCTATTATACTATCATGCAGTCCAGAATCTTGGAACCCGGAACCAAATCGTGCGTGTGCAACAGTCTGCCGCAAGAGTCTAGACCTTGTATGGATTTATAGGTTCTAGAAGACTGTTATGTTTTCATTCAAACTTTTCAAATCCTGGATTCAAGAGAATATATAGTCCTGGAGTTATATGTATGAGAAATGATACGCTGGATATGCATACAATATATGAGCAAAGCACATTAAAATGATCTGTTTCAAGTCATTGAATAATGGTCAACGTACTGGGATTTATtttcacattatattatattttacGTTCACTGAACACATTTATTAGGCATTGTATGAGTCAAGAGCATTGTACGAGGCATTATCTAAAAAATAAAGGAATCTTAAATTAATCTTCAGTTGGACATcatgatttgtatttatttgctTGAAAATAATCTTCATTCAGATGTTTGTGTCTTTCTTACTCACCTTCCCTATACCGGTCTTCTTATACTATGTATCACTgtgagctctctctctgtcttgctacACTTTCAGGGATAGACCAgggttttttgccctagcacgacacagctgattcaaataaccaactcatcatcaagctttgatgatttgaatcagctgtgtaatgcTAGGGCAAACAACTAAACGTGCACCCAGGGGTAAGATTGGAATCTGCTGCAGGTTTTCATTAAATAACCCATTGCTAGTGCTTAATTGAATTGTGCTCGATATCCTATTATGTTCTTGATCAATGATGTTCAGGTGGAATGGAAGACCCCGGAGCTCTACTACCCATGTATCTTCTGGATCtgctcaggacacacacacacacaaaatgtactGTTTCTTCTGGAGCTTTTTAGGACACACAGGACACAGAGATTTATGTAGTTCTACGTCCCAGGAGAGCACCTCTTTATCACGTCTCACTGTTGTGGTTGGGAAGCGTCTCCATGTTATGCTCCATCTCCTTGACACTGACTCTGACACTCTCTCCCAGAAGAGTAATATGAGGATAcatgtgtgtatgtctctctagCTTTCTGTGTCacgatctctcgctctctctctctctctctctctctctgtgtgcatgcacgtgtatgtgcatctgtgtgtgtgtgtttaatcaaTAATAAATCAGCCATGTTAGAAGTAACTACACAGGTCATGCAACAATATGTTCTGCAGCGAGGACATTGCTTTGATATTGCATTCTCTTAATCCTACTTGTCCACATTGAGAGTGAGCAGCCTGTGTCAAGGCCCTGAGGACTGGGGATGAACCCGACCAGACAGACTGCATCGCCAGCCCCGTAGTCTATATTGCCAATTGTTGTATTTAAAGAGCACATTTATTTTTAAGAATCTTTAGAGAAGTAAACATATAGTCTACAATGAATGAAGGAGCCCTGCATGTTGAATGATTATGATATGTAGAAAGTAAGTATAAGTTAAATATTTTACAGCTTCAAAATGTAAAGTAAGTGTCCATCAGTCTGGTTTCAGGCCAAGTCATTTGGCCTGCAGTAGTATTTCTGCTGCTTCTTTGGTGCAAAATTACACTGTAAATTGCATGGACAAAAGGCAGCATTGTACTGCCCATTTTTATAGACCTGTTAAAGCATTCAACTCTATTGATCATtcattattaatttgtagactATTTGCAATTGGCCTGCATTTGGTTTGAAAACAACCTGAAAGATAACAACCTGTGTTTAAAAATGCATACTTGTGTTCTATCTAGGGTGTATAGCAAGTACAGAACACAACTGTCATTTTTCAAATTCAATTCCAACATAGAGATAGAGGACATAGAGATAGAAGACTCATCTGTGTATCCATGCCATTTTACCGTCCATGATGAGTCCTCCATTTATCACTATGGATTCCAAAACATATGAACGTGAAAAGGCAAGTATGTACTAAGCTTACTAGAAGTTCTATACCCTTACTTGTGAGGTCTGGAAAACAGCACACAGGGGTGCATACTTGTACTGTCTTTGCTTTTCCGTTCCCTATCCCGTAACATAGGCTATCCCATAAAACCTTGGGTCGCTGCGAAAATTCCCAAAATTCTGAATTAATGGAGGACTGAAGTCCCACCTTGGGAGAAAATAAGGAATATCTTAAATGTAAGTATTACGTTTATTTATTCATCAAATGATGTTAAAATGCTCAACAAATTACTTCCACAttaatttttttaattcaaaTGTTGAGTCACTGCTGTTTATAAGCCCGCTAGCTCGTAAGTTAGCTCGTCGGACACAGGCTAGCCCAAGATGGACTCTTaaaaacctcttgaaactagggggcactattttattttttgaaaaataacgttcccaaagtaaaccgcctatttctcaggaccagatgctagaatatgcatataattgacagctcaggatagaaaacactctaaagtgtcCAAAACtgcaaaaatattgtctgtgacaaacaaaaggaggtattttgggtataaaaataatcttcatggaacaaaaggaacatttgctgtctaactgggagtctcgtcagtgaaaacatccgaagatcatcaaaggtaaacggtaaatttgattgcttttctgattttcgtgacatgctatgctaggctatcgataaacttacacaaacgcttgtctggctttggctgtaaagcataatttcaaaatctgagatgacagggttattaacaaaaggctaagctgtgtttcactatatttcacttgtgatttcatgaatatgaatatttctagtaatattttttgggACCATTgggctatgctaattagtgtagttgatgacaattctcccggatccgggatgggtagttccaagaggTTTTAAAGGAAGCAGCGTGGTCAAAGACTTAGTAATTTAGCTGTATTCACAATCTGGTTACCTATAACTACAAAGATAGTTGTATTTTTtatgcagtggtgtaaaaatactttaaagtactacttaagacatttttgggggtatctgtactttactatgtaTATTTTTGACAAATTTAACTTTACTACATTGCTAAAggaaattatgtactttttactccatacattttccctgacacccaacagtacacattacattttgaatgcttagcagaacagaAATGGTCCCAtttacacacttatcaagagaacatggtCATGTCTTCTACCTCTGGTCTGGCGGacttgtcacgacttctaccgaagtcggttcctctccttgttcgggcggtgttcggcggtcgacgtcaccggtctagCCATTGTCATGACTTTGGCctgggggataggtttatgacagtcataaatacctatTTCCCccttaggaaggaacagacagagtatcccacccaaagacgttactacaacgtatccaattgacaaccagagacattcttcaaaggactcggtttggcaacacggccttccatctaccaccaacctaccgaagcgcagctcagagtaaatatttattgcattttccttttccaaatgggcggtaactTAGAATGCATCAGATATtgcatttacgatagcacagcttctccctgtatccctcagtcttcccgctctttcacacaaacccagcccttttcctttgtgtaacaagtggtcatatctgttccgcccgctagggacgttttcctttatgacgtcatttgtaaacaagttatgatttaaatatatatatgtgtaatTCTGCGTGATTAGTTAGgtgtttagtaaataaataattaaaacacaattttgtattgctgtttcaaattgttagccagggttcgtgcagatgactaagaatttacaactttcagatgagactgaattaaggtggcgattgatattgactgctattgatgtaaaatattactaggtctttaagagtttatttggaagataacagctctataaatattatttcgtggtgcccgactctctagttaattacatttacatgattagctcaatcaggtgatattaattaccgataaattattttataaaatagcatgtcatatcacttaatccggcatagccaaagacacgacaccatCAATCAATCTATTTGTTTTGTCTGGTTGTCGCACTCACCTGGTTTCAATACCCTAATTACATGTTGTATAtgttccctctgtttcccccatgtccttgtcgggaattgtttattgtaagtacgTGTGCTTTATGTGACTGGTGCGATACGGGTTTTTGTGCCCATGTGTTTTGTTACTTTTGTATGCCGGTAGTTATGTACATTAAACGGCTCCGGCTATTTaccaagttctgctctcctgcatttgacttccatgccaccagttacgcaccccttGACAGGACTcaataaacacaaatgctttgtttcggaatgtctgagggttggagtgtgaccctggctatccgcaaatgtcaaaataattaacaattgtgccatctggtttgcttaatatttgaatttgaaattatttatacttttacttttgatactaaagtaccgttttgcaattacatttacttttgatacttaagtatatttaaaaccaaatactttgacttttactcaagtagtattttactgggtaacttttacttgagtcatttcctattaaggtatctttacttttactcaagtatgtcaATTTGGTATTTTTTTCACCACTATATCTttagaataataataatagaataatagtgacatataatagagacatcaaaaatgtgaaataacacatatgtaatcatgtattaaccaaaaatcttttaaacaaatctaaatatattctctattcgagattcttcaaagtagccaccctttgccttgatgacaactttgcacattcttggcattctctcaaccagcttcatgaggaatgcttttccaacagtcttgaaggatttcagacatatgctgagaacttgttggctgcttttaattcactctgcgatccaactcatcccaaaccatctcaactgggttgaggtcgggggattgcggagaccaggtcatctgatgcagcactcaatcacgctccttcttggtccaatagctcttacacagccttgaggtgtgttgggtcattgtcctgttgaaaaacacattatattcccactaagagcaaaccagatgggatggcgtattgctgcagaatgctgtggtagccctgCTGGTTAAGTTTGCCTCGAatcctaaataaatcaccaacagcgtaaccagcaaagcacccccacaccaccttctccatgcttcacggtgggaaccacaagaggagatcatccattctcctactctgcgtctcacaaagacacggcggttggaatcaaaaatctcaaatcagaccaaaagacagatttccaccggtctactgTCCATTGCTCtcatttcttggcccaagcaagtctcttcttattattggtgtcctttagtagtggtgtcCATTTACAgcaatcgaccatgaaggcctgattcacgcagtcatCTTCAAACAGTTGATGGTGAGATGtgtcttgaactctgtgaagcctttatttgaggctggtaattctaatgaacttatcatctgcagcagaggtaacgctgggtcttccattcctgtggcggtcctgatgagggccagtttcatcataactcTGGATGGTTATTGAAATTTTCTGGATTAACTGAccttcatttttatttatttcacctttatttaaccagttaagatagttgagaacaagttctcaattacaactgcgacctggccaagataaagaaaagcagtgcgacagaaacaacaacacagagttacatggaataaacaagcgtacagtcaataacacaatagaaaaaaaattaagtcatatacagtgtgtgcaaatggcatgaggagatatggcaataaataggccatagtagcaaagtaattacaatttagcagattaacactggagtgatagatgagcagatgatgatgagcagatgatggtgtgtaagtagtgatattggtgtgcaaaagagcagaaaaataaaaacaatatggggatgaggtaggtagattgggtgggctatttacagatggactatgtacagctgcagcgattggttagctgctcagatagctgatgtttaaagttagtgagggaaatgtaagtctccagcttcagctatttttttgcaattcattccagtcaatggcagcagagaacaggaaggaaaggcggccaaagtaggtgttggctttggggatgaccagtgagatatacctgctggagtgcatgctatcgtgaccagtgagctgagataaggcagagctttacctagcatagacttgtagatgacctggagccagtgggtctggcgacgaatatgtagcgagggccagccgactagagcatacaggtcgcggtggtgggtggtataaggtgtttTGGTttcaaaacagatggcactgtgatagactgcatccaatttgctgagtagagtattggaagctattgtgtagatgacatcgccgaagttgaggatcggtaggatagttagttttacgagggtaaATGTTTGGCGGCgcgagtgaaggaggctttgttgcgaaatagaaagccgattctagatttgattttggattagagatgtttgatatgagtctggaaggagagattacagtctagccaacacctaggtatttgtggtTGTCCAcgtagtcgggcgggcgggtgcggacaacgaacggttgaaaagcatgcatttggttttgctagcgtttaagagcagttggaggccacggaaggagtgttgtatggcattaaagCTCGTTTAGAGGTTAGTTAACTTCTTAAgctatagggggcagcattttcacttttggataaatagcgtgccaatttcaacttcctgctactcatgccaagaatataagatatgcatactattagtagatttggatagaaagcactctgacgtttctaaaactgtttgaatcatgtctgtgagtataacagaacttatgtagcaggcaaaaccccgaggactgaCAGTTCAGATTTGtttttttaggtctctgtctgttcagtgacaTCTAATTGGGAAATGATATTTCTTAGGCACttattttcagttcctaccgcttccactggatgtcaccagtctttggaatttggttgaggttattcctttgggCAATGAAGTCgtacggccatctaggaactgggtaacactgttgagagtgcgcaagacttgaaaagtagctttggtttgttgtcttcctgaattgaacacagatagaccggtcttcaatttgatcgattattaacgtttaaaaatacctaaagttgtattacagaagtagtttgaaatgttttggcaaagtttacaggaaacttttgagatattttgtagtgacgttgcgcaaattggaagctgtttttttctggatcaaacgcaccaaataaatggacagtctggatatatatggacagaattaatcgaacaaaaggaccaattgtgatgtttatgggacatattggagtgccaacaaaagaagctcgtcaaaggtaaggcatgttttatattttatttctgcgttttgtgtaagacctgcagggttgaaatatgctactatCTTTgcttactgttgtgctatcatcagataatagcttgtTATGcattcgccgaaaagcctttttaaaatctgacatattggctggattcacaacgagtgtagctttaatttagtatcttacatgtgtgatttaatgaaagtttgattttttatataattttatttgaatttgctgtgctgcattttccctggcttttggccaagtgggacgcaagcgtcccctataccttaagaacttaacacagtgtccaatgaagggccagatgtatacagaatggtgtcatctgcgtagaggtggatcagagaatcacccgcagcaagagcgaaatcgttgatatatacagagaaaagagtcggcccgagaattgcacccccatagagactgccagaggtccggacaacaggccttcTGATTttacatactgaactctatctgcaaagtagttggtgaaccagacgaggcagtcatttgagaaaccaaggctattgagtctgccaataagaatacagagattgacagagtcgaaagccttggccaggtcaatgaagacggctgcacagtactgtcttttatcgatggcggttatgatatcgtttagtactttgagcgtggctgaggtatacccgtgaccagctcagaaaccgagcggagaaggtacggtgggattctaaatggtcagtgatctgtttattaacttagctttcaaagactttagaaaggcagggcaggatggatatactgtaggtctgtaacagtttgggtctagagtgtcaccccctttgaagagggggatgaccgaggcagctttccaatctttagggatcttggacgaaatgaaagagaggttgaacagactgctaataggggttgcaacaacgGTGGCGGaaaattttagaaagagagggtccagattgtctggcCTAGCTtgtttgtacgggtccaggttttgcagcactttcagaacatctgcgatctggatttgggtgacgGAGAAGGCTCAGGCAAGTAGCTGCGAGGGGTGCGAAGCTATTGGCCGggtttggggtagccaggaggaaagcgtGGCCAGCCGTAGAGCAATGTTTATTAacattttcgattatcatggatttatcggtggagaccgtgtcttaaagtaatgatggactgttgtttctctttgcttatttgagctgttcttgccataatatggacttggtcttttaccaaatagggctatcctctgtataccacccctactttgtcacaacacaactgatatgctcaaatgcattaagaaggaaatacatttcaaaaattaacatttaacaaggcacacctgtaaaatgaaatgcattccaggtatatagactaccagtcaaaagttattacaggtttttctttatttttactattttctaattgtagaataattgtgaagacattaaaactattaaataacacatatggaatcatgtagtaaccaaaaaagtgttaaacaaatctaaatttgGAGATTCTTGAAAGTTGCccatctttgccttgatgacaactttgcacactcttggcattctctcaaccagcttaatgaggtacagtggttcttcctttaactTGTTGAgtatagggggcagtattttgatgtttggatgaaaaacgtacccaaatgaaactgcctatttctcaggcccagaatctagaatatgcatatgattgtcagattaggatagaaaacactctaaagtttccaaaacggtcaaaatattgtctgtgagtataacagaactgatattgcaggcgaaaaccagaGAAGTGCTATTTTTCCTGAAAgatctctgttccattgcatgccttcactccatttaaagggatctcaaccagattccttttcctatggcttccacatggtgtgaacagtctttagacatctTTTCAGGGTTTTATTCtgaaaaaatgagcgagaaacatcccatcgcgtcagtggatggttgggtgccagcagcgtttttcATGCGCCAACAgagtggagcagacattttctctctctctctcttattgaaGAAGCtactgtccggttgaaatattatcgattatatattgtaaaaacaacctgaggattgattataaaaaacgtttgacatgtttctacgaactttacggatactatttagaattttcgtctgccccgtCGTGACCACTCGAggctgtggatttctgaacatacctccaaatggaggtattttggatataaaaataatctttatggaacaaaaaggaacatttattgtgtaactgggagtctcgtgagtgcaaacatttgcttttctgactttcgtgaccaatctactttgctgctagctgtttgtaatgttgtctgctgagagagatgtccttacataccttaagggaagatttcggcagtacctgtatggttagtgagaaagtccatattgcaaatgtacggtcccttactagacgtccgaaatcgtttgtaaaattcgcggacggcgtcgggccgagcggtagggccggacctaccaggaagtcatcaaataaactttgtcggacattcggtttccgttttacaaaaataatacgattttggtcatttttccgctgtcccggaaattcccacaagagggcataagcaatcatattgctattggacaaaacatcacgattcacgacggggccttatctcgaaaactgaaaatatttagaagccgaaactcggtgagcgtaggggcggcataatgggcagttggccccgaacaagatggcgtctaggcctcaacggtttttgagttatggccatttatctgggattaaaggtccaaaatgaaaatagagaaattatttttccacttcacgtcaaagtcaaggagcctccagtgtcaataaaaaaagaaccagccatttatctatcgtcatttaagagaaatcgtacaacgacacctaggtgatgttcacggataggtgtttttttttttcaacggttacagatccagtgcagggtgttcttacgaatctttttaaagtgtgctgtggagctctgcgagatttctgtgattttctatgattttctgaaataacacacactcactaaaccctccgtaaataactcagttcttaacgtaaagacttcaaactcaggattctgtaaaggcatacccaaatcatgatatgagtttatttataacctgcttcctgtgccaaccggaaatgccttaaatggtgtcacagtggcagtttccaagggttaaaaaggtcagatcttttcaaaacttcatatgtgtgattaggcaacccccataaactgtaagtcagtcatttctcccaacagatgtcaaagaaaagctctctctcacacacacacacacagaaacacacacacagcaaggatggagtgacaaagtgcggtgcttaaagacacacaaagcctaaaaagtgggtttggtgtcaattggtatcagttctgtgtcagaatgacatctaattgactgatggacactgacttgctagttgacttttgtacattagcaatatgtttaaacggagagggaccatcaccaaaatggcattctgaaatcaacacaaaaaatcgctctgagtgcagtgaccttgaaaaa
This genomic window from Oncorhynchus nerka isolate Pitt River linkage group LG2, Oner_Uvic_2.0, whole genome shotgun sequence contains:
- the LOC115135411 gene encoding neurexophilin-2-like yields the protein MKVLGWTIVILSQWILRKVQGLEKQVAKGYPGLDLGPAGSVMKTLPYGMGEGAVATGGGATGGVKPPYQTTSRIFSTGMDGVGNPPMKPPLKTPTYSFFNPYDWARNQSLLLDQTGYRNKRKPSLKTAQKTKKIFGWGDFYFNVKTMKFSLLVTGKIVDHINGTFTVYFRHNSSSLGNVSVSIVPPTKVVEFEVLQHHQPGLHAQLHPELTQITQQQTPHQSTIDPKEIKTFNCRVEYEKTNRSKKPKPCLYDPSQTCFSEHTQSHAAWLCAKPFKVICIFISFFSIDYKLVQKVCPDYNFQSDHPYLG